One region of Oryza sativa Japonica Group chromosome 5, ASM3414082v1 genomic DNA includes:
- the LOC4339807 gene encoding uncharacterized protein: MVWKSWGGVVFAVAAAAAALLCSSDAADDVVSVSFSKTPPRVSRSASAVFTFQVLHTNGSGPCQDCLITCKVDGERAWECGRNSSSSNGTAVVRYSRLKDGNHTLAVCAGAGRPPTTTTTTTCATYAWDVDTVAPTASVKAEAGFTSGSNVSVLVSFSEPCPGGGGFTCNATYCHLSVYGPGRVDPSSLQVLRPALQYSVHVTIPPELLYGRLILVMAKGFCTDAAGHHFIRTANSTFTLRFDRRSDSMNIGSSIPEKLLQIEGATRVVEATNDDKDLRVYLSFAEPVMNSSSQILAALTATDAILTPTNRSTLGNRRFGYLVKRTSNTAVVTVSCDGNSIISRQGTPVSSSEPYTFLYDNQRPSVKLATSTVRTSSRNIPVLIKFAKPVFNFTSSAVQVSGGNLLSFHEASKSIYTAQIQAVDNLVSVHVAENSAQDVAGNTNLPSDRLEVRHYSVPASSSSIAIVTTVIFTATAAFATLLTVSTSSLLASGVIQRPPSYLVSEPSRNLLRMACHIQVFALSRWLSINLPVEYYELSKGLEWSIPYMRLPWEGPSADPFVGYSTMPAIAYSEMLDRTALAADVLRRPPAAPGVAMAMPSTSPLDGKPLTAMEYRYLFENQDMKPEAQIIMKLQDLDGWKYFFRNIFWLAVIAAAFLLLHATLLLYLKLRHRHSHTHVGALVFPRLELMLVILAMPCVSQASAALIRGGTTAGLAVGIVLTGVLTAFLVALLLFLSLGVTTGRLLQYKEVHQEGREYHWYQEIVRRTLGPGKRGQWTWKDPARTACLVKLGPLFEDLRGPPKYMLSQIAGGSGGKRAAERIIVSDDENEDAEAPFLQKLFGILRIYYTFLESVKRVALGIVAGAHASSDHSSRAHAVVVLAIASFQLFFMVLKKPFIKKRVQLVEIVAVASEVLVFAACLRLVDSGGSAVAEGSGVGLAMLTVFAVALAAQVCNEWNALYRQVRLLSSDRRSFVEGAKAAWVGLLLLVLPSSALGEQLEKMKKQQEQPEAVALGGGGGGTERSWLGQLREMAKASFSKEGQGGEAEASGSRAKGGSRSMSSVASSSDSKAKGPENSHSQWSSKSKGLYKDLEAIFSNR, from the exons ATGGTGTGGAAGAGCTGGGGCGGCGTCGTGTTtgcggttgcggcggcggcggcggcgctcctgtGCTCCTCCGATGCTGCCGATGACGTGGTCTCCGTCAGCTTCTCCAAGACCCCTCCCCGCGTCTCCAGGTCGGCGTCGGCCGTCTTCACCTTCCAGGTCCTGCACACCAATGGATCAGGCCCGTGCCAGGATTGCCTCATCACCTGCAAG GTGGACGGGGAGAGGGCGTGGGAGTGCGGaagaaacagcagcagcagcaacgggACAGCGGTGGTGAGGTACTCGCGGCTGAAAGACGGCAACCACACCTTGGCTGTGTGCGCGGGTGCGGGACGaccaccaacaacaacaacaacaacaacctgCGCCACCTACGCCTGGGATGTTG ACACGGTTGCTCCGACGGCGTCCGTGAAGGCGGAGGCGGGGTTCACGAGCGGATCCAACGTGTCGGTGCTCGTCTCCTTCTCCGAGCCCTGCCCCGGCGGAGGCGGATTCACCTGCAACGCCACCTACTGCCAT CTGAGCGTGTACGGTCCCGGGCGCGTGGATCCGTCGAGTCTTCAGGTCCTCCGCCCTGCCCTGCAATACTCCGTCCACGTCACCATCCCGCCGGAGTTGCTCTATGGCCGCCTCATTCTCGTCATGGCCAAGGGCTTCTGCACCGATGCTGCCGGCCACCACTTCATCAGAACCGCCAACTCTACCTTCACCCTGCGCTTCG ACAGACGGAGCGACTCGATGAACATCGGCAGCAGCATCCCTGAGAAGCTGCTTCAGATCGAGGGCGCCACCAGGGTGGTGGAAGCCACCAACGACGACAAGGACCTCAGGGTATACCTCTCCTTCGCTGAACCCGTCATGAATTCTTCCTCCCAAATCCTCGCCGCTCTCACCGCCACCGATGCCATTCTCACGCCAACCAACCGAAGCACGCTCGGGAATCGCCGCTTTGGATACCTC GTTAAGAGGACATCCAACACCGCCGTTGTCACTGTTTCCTGTGACGGGAATTCCATAATCAGCAGACAAGGAACTCCTGTTTCTTCTTCAGAGCCATACACTTTTCTTTACG ATAATCAAAGGCCTTCTGTTAAGCTGGCGACATCCACTGTCAGAACAAGTTCACGCAACATCCCGGTTTTGATAAAGTTTGCAAAGCCTGTCTTCAACTTCACTTCCTCTGCGGTGCAGGTTTCCGGGGGCAATCTCCTCAG CTTCCATGAAGCTAGTAAGAGCATATACACAGCGCAGATACAGGCGGTTGATAATCTGGTTTCGGTCCACGTCGCCGAGAACTCTGCTCAGGACGTTGCAGGAAATACCAACTTACCGTCAGATCGTCTGGAAGTGAGGCATT ATTCTGTTcctgcatcatcatcatcgatcGCGATCGTGACGACGGTAATTTTTACAGCAACCGCAGCATTCGCCACGCTGCTGACTGTTTCAACATCGTCGCTACTGGCATCAGGTGTCATCCAGAGGCCGCCTTCTTACCTCGTATCCGAGCCATCACGAAATCTCTTG AGAATGGCGTGCCACATTCAGGTATTCGCGCTGTCGCGATGGCTGTCGATAAATCTGCCGGTGGAGTACTACGAGCTGAGCAAGGGGCTGGAGTGGAGCATCCCTTACATGCGCCTCCCATGGGAAGGCCCCTCTGCCGATCCTTTCGTCGGCTACTCCACCATGCCCGCCATCGCCTACTCCGAGATGCTCGACCGCACCgctctcgccgccgacgtcctccgccgccctccTGCAGCTCCAGGAGTTGCAATGGCCATGCCGTCGACGTCGCCATTGGACGGCAAGCCTCTCACCGCCATGGAGTACCGGTATCTGTTCGAGAACCAGGACATGAAGCCCGAGGCGCAGATCATCATGAAGCTGCAGGATCTGGACGGATGGAAGTACTTCTTCAGGAACATCTTCTGGCTGGCCGTCATCGCTGCCGCCTTCCTGCTGCTGCacgccaccctcctcctctACCTCAAGCTGCGCCACAGGCACAGCCACACACACGTCGGTGCGCTCGTGTTCCCCAGGCTGGAGCTGATGCTCGTCATCCTCGCCATGCCCTGCGTGTCccaggcgtcggcggcgctgaTCCGAGGCGGCACAACGGCGGGGCTGGCCGTCGGGATCGTGCTGACGGGGGTGCTAACGGCGTTCCTGGTAGCGCTGCTGCTGTTCCTGTCGCTGGGCGTCACCACGGGGAGGCTGCTGCAGTACAAGGAGGTGCACCAGGAGGGGCGGGAGTACCACTGGTACCAGGAGATTGTTCGCCGGACGCTGGGACCCGGCAAGCGTGGACAGTGGACGTGGAAGGACCCCGCCCGCACCGCCTGCCTCGTCAAGCTCGGCCCGCTCTTCGAGGACCTGCGCGGCCCGCCCAAGTACATGCTCTCGCAgatcgccggcggcagcggcggcaagcgcgcggcggagcggaTCATCGTGTCCGACGACGAGAACGAGGACGCCGAGGCGCCGTTCCTGCAGAAGCTGTTCGGCATACTGCGGATCTACTACACGTTCCTGGAGTCGGTGAAGCGGGTGGCGCTGGGGATCGTGGCGGGCGCGCACGCGTCGTCGGACCACTCGTCGCGGGCGCACGCCGTGGTGGTGCTCGCCATCGCCTCCTTCCAGCTCTTCTTCATGGTGCTCAAGAAGCCCTTCATCAAGAAGCGGGTGCAGCTGGTGGAGATCGTGGCGGTGGCAAGCGAGGTGTTGGTGTTCGCCGCATGCCTTCGGCTGGTGGACAGCGGGGGCAGCGCCGTGGCGGAGGGGAGCGGGGTAGGGCTGGCCATGCTGACGGTGTTCGCGGTGGCGTTGGCGGCGCAGGTGTGCAACGAGTGGAACGCGCTGTACCGGCAGGTGCGGCTGCTGAGCTCGGACAGGAGGTCGTTCGTGGAGGGCGCGAAGGCGGCGTGGGtggggctgctgctgctggtgctgccGTCGTCGGCGCTTGGAGAGCAGCTGGAGAAGATGAAGAAGCAGCAGGAGCAGCCGGAGGCAGTGgcactgggtggtggtggtggtggcacggAGAGGTCGTGGCTGGGGCAGCTGAGGGAGATGGCCAAGGCGAGCTTCAGCAAGGAGGGAcagggaggggaggcggaggcgtcggGGAGCAGAGCAAAGGGTGGGAGCCGGAGCATGTCGtcggtggcgtcgtcgtcggactCCAAGGCGAAGGGACCCGAGAACTCGCATTCGCAGTGGAGCTCCAAGTCCAAGGGACTCTACAAGGATCTTGAGGCCATCTTCTCCAACAGGTAG